A DNA window from Pseudomonas tohonis contains the following coding sequences:
- the pqqF gene encoding pyrroloquinoline quinone biosynthesis protein PqqF — translation MTPVPDPASRSLLLDNGLAVLLRHMPGAQRAAAALRVAAGSHDEPREWPGLAHFLEHLLFLGGVHYPDQQRLMPFVQACGGRLNASTQARHTDFFFELPPARLEAGLARLVDMLGAPQLAIDAQLREREVLQAEYLARARDTWTLAQSALAAALAPGHPLADFHAGDRDSLAVEDPAFQAGLAAFHQAHYQGACMRLVLLGPQSLDELAGLAQRLAGSLPGGAPAAPPPAPALLPLVSHSLRMCLPGAARSWLAFALEGQPAALPQALEVLRELLQDEAEGSLQAWLVEQGLCDGLQLLVPHLDQGQALLVLDLALADARPESRARLEAALFHWLAALREQEPWRDLLARHQARAGHARPAPLEQARSLLERGWDPPAPLEARDFARLLAQLTPPRLIRLFASEAAVAGRVQAAGFPLALEEDGVPPWPALDVRWRFSGVPMFSPFEVPAARGADDVPLLHHWGDAERAAVFLRWRLPAEPVDGGFYQALQRALRATQSRAQQQGVAIDFSEQGRDWRLSLRGAAGLLPPVLDAVLKTLFEPPLAACEQGRRLHRAWLNREAGELPIRQLLRGLPDRLDAVAQPRPDDEPVSPARLGRFWARTAWEVMAVGLDEHPRQLLAGVLRGVPGRRLDGHAPAAPVATRRWHPVAVQGDAALLLFCPLPDRQAQTEATWQWLARCLEAGFYQRLRSELQLGYAVFSGFRLINGHAGLLFGVQSPSATVAQVLGHIEAFLAGLDEALKDGEAPRQALLAQLRSGDEDAAERAWNLHLAGRAPDWPDRVADALEQAGRDDLLAALEALQQARGGWLAVANAARPDSRWH, via the coding sequence ATGACGCCCGTTCCCGACCCCGCCAGCCGTTCCCTGCTCCTCGACAACGGCCTCGCCGTGCTGCTGCGCCACATGCCCGGCGCGCAGCGGGCGGCGGCGGCGCTGCGGGTGGCCGCCGGCAGCCATGACGAGCCACGCGAATGGCCCGGGCTTGCGCATTTTCTCGAACACCTGCTGTTCCTCGGTGGCGTGCATTACCCCGACCAGCAGCGGCTCATGCCCTTCGTCCAGGCCTGCGGCGGGCGCCTCAACGCCAGCACCCAGGCCCGCCACACCGACTTCTTCTTCGAGCTGCCGCCCGCGCGCCTGGAGGCCGGCCTGGCGCGGCTCGTGGACATGCTCGGCGCGCCGCAACTGGCGATCGACGCGCAGCTGCGCGAGCGCGAGGTGCTGCAGGCCGAGTACCTGGCGCGCGCCCGCGACACCTGGACCCTGGCCCAGTCCGCGCTCGCGGCGGCGCTGGCGCCGGGGCACCCGCTGGCCGACTTCCATGCCGGCGACCGCGACAGCCTGGCGGTGGAGGACCCGGCGTTCCAGGCCGGACTGGCCGCCTTCCACCAGGCCCACTACCAGGGCGCGTGCATGCGTCTGGTGCTGCTCGGACCTCAATCACTGGACGAGCTCGCGGGGCTCGCGCAGCGCCTCGCGGGTTCGCTGCCCGGCGGTGCGCCCGCCGCCCCGCCCCCGGCGCCCGCATTGCTGCCGCTGGTCAGCCACAGCCTGCGCATGTGCCTGCCCGGCGCGGCGCGCAGCTGGCTGGCTTTCGCCCTGGAGGGCCAGCCGGCCGCCTTGCCCCAGGCGCTGGAGGTGCTGCGCGAACTGCTGCAGGACGAGGCCGAGGGCAGCCTGCAGGCCTGGCTCGTCGAGCAGGGGCTGTGCGATGGATTGCAACTGCTCGTGCCCCACCTCGACCAGGGCCAGGCGCTGCTGGTGCTGGACCTGGCCCTCGCCGACGCCCGCCCCGAAAGCCGTGCGCGCCTCGAGGCGGCGCTGTTCCACTGGCTCGCCGCCCTGCGCGAGCAGGAGCCCTGGCGCGACCTCCTGGCCCGCCACCAGGCCCGCGCCGGCCATGCCCGTCCGGCGCCGCTGGAGCAGGCGCGCAGCCTGCTGGAGCGTGGCTGGGACCCACCCGCGCCGCTGGAGGCGCGCGATTTCGCCCGGCTGCTCGCGCAGCTCACGCCGCCCCGGCTGATCCGCCTGTTCGCCAGCGAGGCGGCGGTCGCCGGCCGCGTGCAGGCCGCCGGCTTCCCGCTGGCGCTGGAGGAAGACGGCGTCCCGCCCTGGCCTGCCCTCGACGTGCGCTGGCGCTTCTCCGGCGTCCCCATGTTCAGCCCCTTCGAGGTCCCGGCTGCGCGGGGGGCGGACGACGTCCCGCTGTTGCACCACTGGGGGGATGCCGAGCGCGCGGCGGTGTTCCTGCGCTGGCGTCTGCCGGCCGAACCTGTCGACGGCGGCTTCTACCAGGCCTTGCAGCGTGCGTTGCGGGCGACCCAGAGCCGCGCCCAGCAGCAGGGCGTCGCCATCGATTTCAGCGAACAGGGCCGCGACTGGCGGTTGAGCCTGCGCGGTGCCGCCGGATTGCTGCCGCCGGTGCTCGACGCGGTACTCAAGACCCTGTTCGAACCGCCCCTGGCCGCCTGTGAACAGGGGCGGCGCCTGCACCGCGCCTGGCTCAACCGCGAGGCTGGCGAGCTGCCGATCCGCCAGTTGTTGCGCGGGTTGCCGGATCGCCTGGATGCCGTCGCGCAGCCCCGCCCGGATGACGAGCCGGTCTCACCCGCACGCCTGGGGCGCTTCTGGGCGCGCACCGCCTGGGAGGTCATGGCCGTGGGCCTCGACGAGCACCCGCGCCAGCTCCTGGCCGGCGTCTTGCGCGGTGTGCCCGGGCGGCGTCTCGACGGCCATGCCCCGGCGGCCCCCGTCGCCACGCGGCGTTGGCACCCGGTGGCGGTGCAGGGCGATGCCGCCCTGCTGCTGTTCTGCCCGCTGCCCGATCGCCAGGCGCAGACCGAAGCCACCTGGCAGTGGCTGGCGCGCTGCCTGGAGGCGGGCTTCTACCAGCGCCTGCGCAGCGAGCTGCAGCTGGGCTACGCCGTGTTCTCCGGCTTCCGCCTGATCAACGGCCACGCCGGCCTGCTGTTCGGCGTGCAGTCGCCCAGCGCCACCGTGGCGCAGGTCCTCGGGCACATCGAGGCGTTCCTCGCCGGCCTGGACGAGGCGCTGAAGGACGGCGAGGCCCCGCGCCAGGCCCTGCTGGCACAGCTGCGCAGCGGCGACGAGGACGCGGCCGAGCGTGCCTGGAACCTGCACCTGGCCGGACGCGCGCCCGACTGGCCCGACCGCGTCGCCGATGCCCTCGAACAGGCCGGCCGCGATGACCTGCTCGCCGCCCTGGAGGCCCTGCAGCAGGCCCGTGGCGGCTGGCTGGCGGTCGCCAACGCTGCACGCCCCGACTCGCGCTGGCACTGA
- a CDS encoding DUF2165 family protein, which yields MTIRLSKALMVLAMAFFASLVAFNNVTDYGTNFAFVHHVFLMDTTFPGNQLMYRAIETPWVHHAGYLGIIALETTTALLCWVGGLHLLRARKADAAGFLAAKRWAIAGLTLGFLTWQVAFMSVGGEWFGMWMSEQWNGVPDAFRFFITLLAVLIYLTLPNDGGEA from the coding sequence ATCACGATCCGCCTTTCCAAAGCCCTCATGGTGCTGGCCATGGCCTTCTTCGCCTCGCTGGTGGCCTTCAACAACGTCACCGACTACGGCACCAACTTCGCCTTCGTCCACCACGTGTTCCTCATGGACACCACCTTCCCCGGCAACCAGCTGATGTACCGCGCCATCGAGACGCCCTGGGTCCACCACGCCGGCTACCTCGGCATCATCGCCCTGGAAACCACCACCGCCCTGCTCTGCTGGGTCGGCGGCCTGCACCTGCTGCGGGCGCGCAAGGCCGATGCCGCCGGCTTCCTCGCGGCCAAGCGCTGGGCCATCGCCGGCCTGACGCTGGGCTTCCTCACCTGGCAGGTGGCGTTCATGTCGGTGGGCGGGGAATGGTTCGGCATGTGGATGTCGGAGCAGTGGAACGGCGTGCCGGACGCCTTCCGCTTCTTCATCACCCTGCTGGCGGTGCTGATCTACCTGACGCTGCCCAATGACGGCGGCGAGGCCTGA